The stretch of DNA GAAGTTGCCGATCGACGAAACGCCGTCGCGAATGCCGAAGGGGAGCGTCAGCACGCGCACGTCGCGCGGGTCTTCGGCGATGGTGTCGTAGATCGGAGAAATCGTCGCGGAGTACAGCGTGCGCGGCGCCGGAAACAGCTCGACGGCGAGCAGCAAGGCGACCACCGCGGTGATGGTTCGCCGCCGCTGCGGCCACCGCGTGCCGAGTGCCGCCAGGCCTCCGGCCATCAGCACGGCCAGGCCCAGGGCGGCGACGATCGCGAAACGGGTGGGCATGCGGGCCAGGCCGATCGGCGTCACATAGCGGAGCAAGGCCCAGGGCCCGGGCACGTGCGTGTTGGCGCCGGCAATGTAGACGAACGGCCCGAGCGCGAGCAGCGTGAAGCCAACCGTGATCCACACCCACCCCGCCTTGGGGCGGTACCTCGCCAGCCAGATCGCGGCGACGACCACGACGAGCGCCACCAGGCTGAACGCGGCGGTGTACTCCACGAACCGTGTCGGCGCGGTGATTTGTTCATCGCCCATCAGCGCGCGCACGACCGGATGGTTGGGGTTGGGGGTGATGAACGACAGCAGGTCGACGCCGCGCGGGCTGCTGCGCCAGAAGATCTTCGGGCTGACGAAACGCCCGTCGGCGATGCGTTCGACCGTGCCGTAAAGCACCGGCGACAGTGGGCCGACGCACGCGATGGCCGCCACCAGCACGGCCTTGATCGGCAGCGGGCCGAGATTCGGCATGCGGATGAACCGTGGCCGCCACCAGGCGGCCAGCCGCGCCGCCACCAGCACGGTGAGGATGAGCACCGGCGTATAGAGGCTGCGCATGTGGATGTCGATGCCCAGCACTTCGAAGTCGCCGCCACGGCCGACCGCCAGTCCGGCGACGAGGCCGCCAAAGCAGACGATGAGGACGTCGAGCAGCCACACCCAGGGCCGCCGCGGCGCCGGCGGGGCGGCGCGCGTCACGCGGACGACGGTGGCGGCCACGTAGAGCCCGGCGATCATCAGGCAATACACGCCGAAGTAGGCGTCACAGAGTGCGGCCCACGCCATGCACAGGCCGACCAGCGCCGCGTTGCCCACGGTGCGATTGCGCTCGGCGTTTGCCAGCGCCCAGATGAACGCCGGCAGCGGCGCCGCCGCGGCCAGGCTGAAGTGGCCGGTACTCCGCGCCACCAGCACCGGCGACCACGCGAACACCAGGCCCGCCAGGAACGCCTCGACGCGCGTGGCCGCGGTCGTGCTCCGTGCCAGGCCGTAGGTCATGAGCGCGGTCAGCACGGTCATGATCAGGTAGACCAGGTTGAACGACGCCACCACGCCGAACAGCGAGATCAGCGGCAGCGCCAGGATGTTGAGGAAGACGGTGTAGTTGTGCTGCGACAGGTCGACGCGGTCGGTCAGCGAGAGGATCTGCTCGGTGCCGAACGGGTTGTTGCCCTTGAGCGCCTCGTTGTGGAACACCCACTGGTTCCACACGTACACACCGGTATCGCCGCCGGGCTCACCCGTGAGGTGAGTCCCCAGATGGACAGGCAAAGGCCACATGAAGGCGCTGGCGACCAACACGTAACCGAGCACGACGGCGAGCTGGGAGGCGCGCTCTCGTCGCATGGCAGGTACAGTGGAGTTGTATCACAGAAGGGCGCGGGCTTCGCCCGCGTAGGGCTCGCGGCTTCGCCGCTCGTGGGGCTCACTGCGTTCGTGGGGCCCCAGGAGGCCGCAGGCCGACCCGCACGAGGCGGCGAAGCCGCCGCGCCCTACGAGCGCCCGCAGGGCGCGAGCCCCACGGGTGGGCGTACAAGCGAAGGGCGGGTGGTGACCCACCCGCCCTTCAGCGTTTCGCGTCCGGCCCGGTGCTAGAAGTTGAACCGGAAGCCGAAGCGGATGACGCGCGGGTTGAGAATCGCGGTCACTTCGTTGAACGGCGCGGTCGCCGTGTTGGTCGTGCGCACCGACGTCGGCACGCCCGAGTTCAGGATGTTGAAGACGTCCAGCATCGGCGTGACCTTGCCGAACTTGCCGAAGTTGACCGTCTTGTCGAGGCGCAGGTCGAGGATCGCGACCGCGGGATAGCGGTTGGAATCGATCGGCTGGACGCGGATGGTGCGTGCGCCTTCCACCGGCATCGTCACGCTGATGGTCCGTGCGTAGTTGAAGCCGCTCTGCACCTTCCACGAGCCCGAGAAGCCAATTTCATACGGCAGCACGTAGCGGCCGACGACCTTGTAGTTCCACAGGGTGTCGGTTTCCTTGCCGCCGTCGCCGAACATCAGGTCGGCGGGACGATACACGAACGAGCGGGCGCCGGACTGCGAGTGGATCATGCTCGACCAGGTATAGCCGAACGACGTGAGCAGCATCCACTTGTTGGCGAAGCGGCGGTTCAAGGCGAACTCCGCGGTGTGGAAGTCGGCGTCGTTCCGCGCGTCGTTGGTGTAGACGCGATCGGTGCCGGTGCCGGCGGCCAGGGCCATGGTCTGGAAGGTCTGGTCGTCGGTCGTGCCGAGGACGCGATCGACGCCCGGGTCCCTGATGGTGAACGGCACCGTGTAACCGGCGGCGCGCACGACGTCAATCTCGCCCCACACGTTGCGCATGTTCTTGTAGACCCACGAGGCACGGGCTGAGAGCCCGGTGGCGACTTCGCGTTCGAGGTTCATCGAGATCTCGTTGCTGGTCGGACGCACGAGGTCGCGATCGACACGCACGAAACCGGCACCGCCCTGCGTCGACTGGAACGCGCCCAGTTCTGCGGGCGAGTCGACGAGGCGATTGCCATTCAGGTCGCAGTTGGTCGTGACCGTGGCCGAGCACGATACAAACGCATAACGCAACTGCGCCAGACCCACCGGGTTTTCCTGGTTGGCCAGCGTGTCAGCCGAGTTCCACCGCGACTGGCCGACGAAGCCCTTGAGCACGGTACGGTTGTCGCCGGTCAGGTCGTAGGCGAAGCCGATCTTCGGCGCCAGGGTCGTGGTGTTGGCGACCGTGGTCGCCTTGACGTCGCGTGCCGTCACGAACGTCTGGTAACGGGCGTCGCTCCAGCTCGCCAGCGCGGGAATGCCGTTCGGCGCGAATTCCTGGTCGGGCCACTGGTCCTTGTAGTTCTCGACGCGCACGCCGAGGTTCAACGTCAGCCGGTCGGTGAGCTTCCAGGTGTCGTTGATCCAGCCGGCGGTGTAGACCACGTCATTGGTGCCGGTGACCGCCGAGTTGAAGATGTCGACGGCGCTCAGGTTGCCGTTGTTGTCACGGTAGTTGATGTCGAACGGCTGATCGTTGAACAGGTGCCGGCGATCGCGCTTCCAGTCGAAGCCGGTCCGGATGTCGTGGCTGCCCTTCCAGCCATCCTTGAAGTACGACAGGGTGGCGTAGACCTGCGGCTTGTAGCGCTTCTGGTCCTGGTAGCCGCTGTTGCCGCCGCGCGGCGAGATCACGCTGGTGGCGGTGTCGACCCGCGGCGCTTCCCACGGCCCGTCATACAGGCCGAAGTCGCGGACCGGGCGCAACGGGAAGAAGTTGTACCAGTTGCCATAGAGCACGTCGAGGAAGGCGCGGCTGCCGAGCACGCTGGTCCACTCCACCTTCCATGGGTAGTTCCGCGAGCTCTGGTAGTAGGCGGCCGAGAGCGGCGTTGTCAGGCTGATACCGCGCAAGTCCTGCAGCTTCTCGCGCTTGTTCAGGAAGCCGATGATCTGGTTGCTCTTGCCCACCTGAAAGGTGCCCTTGAACGTGTATTTGTTGCTCAGCTTCGACCGCTGGGTCTGGTCGCCGAGGCCGGTGATGTACTCGTACTTGTCGTTCAGGCGCCAGCTGGTGAAGAACCAGGCCTTCTGCTTCCACAGCGGGCCGCCGAGGTCGCCGTTGAGGTCGTACTGCTTCTTGGTGGCGTTGCCGCGGCAGATGGTTTCGCCGCTGCGCTCGAAGCAGAGGCCGTTGCGCGAGAACATGCCGTTATCGTCCGGCGTGTTCGCCGTCCGCAGATTGTCCGGCACGTTGTCGGTCAGCTGGCTCTCGCTGATGTAGTCGCTGTACCACGTGCCGGTGAAGCGATCGCCGCCCGACTTGACGCTGATGGCGAGCACCGCGCCGCCGGCGAAGTTGCCCGAGTCCGCGCCGGCGCCGCCGACCTGGAACTCTTCGAAGCTGCCGAAGTCGAAGTAGCCGGCGTTGGCCGCCGTGCCTTCGGTGGTGTCGATGCCTTCGACGCGCGTCTGGTTCTGCGTGTCGAACCCATACGAACGGAAGCCCGACTGGTTGCCGGTGTTCGAGCCGCCGACGTCGAACGAGGTCATCTGGATGCCGGGCGCCTGCGCCATGGCCGCCCAGACGTCGCGGGCGTTCGGGATTTCCGTCAGCAGTTCCTTGGTGAAGTTGGTGCCCATCGCCGTCGTCGAGGTGTCAACGACCGGAGAGGCGCCGGTCACCGTCACGGTTTCCTGCAGCGTCGCGACGTTCAACTGCTGGTCTACGGTCAGGGTCTGGTTGATGACGACGCGCACGTCCTTGCGGTCAACCTTCTGGAACCCGGCCAGGTCAAACTCGAGCTGATAGAGGCCGGGGTTCAACGCGAGGAAGCGGAAGCTGCCATCCGCGCCCGTGACCTGAACCTGCGGCTGAATCATCGCCGGGCTTGTTGCGGTGACCGTCACGCCGGGCAGGATTGCGCCGGTGTTGTCGGTGACCGTGCCGTTAATTCGGCCTCGAAATTCCTGTGCGAAAGTGGGAGCTGCTATCGCAAGCAGCGTCACGCACAGGCAGAACACTGTCAGCCTGTTCAGCCTCATCTTCGTTCCTCCAACGACATACAACGCGAGTTAATCGCCAACCTGAGCCCGAAGGGTCGCCGTAATCTCGGGCGCCTACAGCCTGCTCGTGACGAATTGTCACGGAAGGGCAGTATGCGGTGGGCATCGTAGCCCTGCGCCAACGCCATTGCAAGTTTCTGCAATCCGTACTTTTGGATCAAAAAAAGGAGGCCGGGATATAATTTTCGCCATGACGCGACGCTCCACTTGCCTCCGACCACTGCTCGCCCTGGTGATGACCGCCGGATTTTCCGGGGCGGCCGCCGCGCAGCAAGACGCCACGAACGTCGGCACCACGCTCATGGCCGACACGGCCGTGAAGGCTGCGGTCGAGGCGATCCGCGCGGCCGAGCCGCAGACCATCGAAGACCAGGTCCGGCTATGCGAGGTCGAGGCGCCGCCGTTCAAGGAACAGAAGCGCGCGGAAGTGTACGCGCGCATGTTCCGCGACGCCGGGCTGCAGAACGTGCGCATCGACAAGGAAGGCAACGTGCTCGGCGACCGGCCGGGCGCCCAGCCGCGGCCGCGCCTCGTGTTCAGCGCGCACCTCGACACAGTGTTCCCCGAAGGCACCGACGTCAAGGTCAAGCGCGACGGCAACATCCTGCGCGGGCCCGGCATCGGCGACGACTGCCGCGGCCTCGCTGTCGTGCTCGCCGTCGTCCGCGCAATGAACCAGGCCAAGGTGCAGACGCCCGGATCGATTACCTTCGTCGCCACGGTGGGCGAGGAGGGCCTGGGCGACCTGCGCGGCGTGAAGTACCTGTTCAACGAAGGCATGAAGGGACAGATCGATCGCTTCGTCTCGATCGACGGCACCGGCCTCGGCATCACGCACATCGCCGTGGGCAGCCTCCGCTACCGCGTGACGTTCAAGGGCCCCGGCGGCCACAGCTACGGCGCGTTCGGCCTCTCGAACCCGCTGCACGCGCTGGGACGCGCCGTGGAAACCATCTCGCAGTTCGAGGTGCCGAGCGATCCCAAGACCACGTTCAATGTCGGGCGGGTTGGCGGCGGCACGTCGGTCAATTCCATTCCGTTCGAAGCATGGTTTGAGATGGACATGCGGTCGGCGAGCCCCTCGTCGCTGCAGGCCATCGACGCCAAGTTTCATCGCGCCGTGGATGACGCGGTCAAGGCGGAAGACGCGCGTTGGAAGAAGAACGTCCTGACCGTTGACAAGGCACTGGTGGGGAACCGCCCGGCGGGACAGACGCCGGCGACCTCGCCGATCGTTCAGGCGGCGGTCTCGGTAACCCGCGCGCTCGGCTTCACGGTGAGCCTGGATGAAGGGTCAACCGACTCGAACATCCCGATGAGCCTCGGCATCCCCGCGATCACGATCGATGGCGGCGGCCGCGGTTCAGGGGCGCACGCCCTCGACGAGGCCTTCGACCCGACAAATTCATGGATGGGATCGCAGCGCGCGCTGTTGCTGGCGATTGCGCTCGCGCAGCAGTGAACGGCGTTACTTCCTAAGTGCCCTGAACTGCTCGAGCTCGGCGACGCGCTGCGACCGCATCGCGCGGTCGGCGTTGACGAGCCAGACGATCAGGGCGAGATGGGGAATACCGAGGGCCGCCAGCTCGATGGGCGTCGCTTGCGGCTGCGCGAGCAACACCGGCAGGGTGTTGGCGATGGTCGCGAGAAAAAATATCGGGATAAATAACGGGTGCCCGCCCGTGCCGGGGATCGCGCTCAACCTCATCACCGTGCGTTCCCACGAGGGAGCGTCGGTCAGCGGACGCTCGGGCTGGCCGTCTTCCTCGTAAAACACCTGCAAATACCGCCCGATCCGCTCCGCGCCGAAGTGCAAAGGCCTGATGACCTCGAAGGTCGCGAGCAGGACGAGTAGCGGAATAATGGCCGCGACGGGGTAAGGAAGCCAGACGAGCACGGCTGTCAGCAGGAGGGCCCACAGGCCCAGGCCGGCCAGGGCAAGGATGGGGCGGAGGCTCCCGCGGGCGGCAATGGTCTCCCTAAGGACGCGGTACTCGGTCGGAGCCGGTCGTTCCATTAGGGGACCAAGCTTACCCCAAGACCCATAAACCCTATTGATTCTTGGGGATAGTGTGACTACAATCCCCCCAATTGCTGATGGCGAAGCCAACCCGCTTCACAAAACTTGCAGTGTGCCTGGCGGCAGTCGTCACGGTGATGATTTCCGTACCCGCTTCGTACGCCGCGCAGGCGAAGGCGCCTACGAAGATTGCCGCGGCAAAGAAGGCGACCGCGGCGAAGACGCCAGCCCGCGCTACTGCCAAGAAGAAGGCCTACTCGCCGACCAATGCCCGCGCCCGTCGCGCGCAATTGGCCCGCGCCCGCGCCGCGGCCGCCGCCCGTGCGTTGCGCGACGTGCAGACCCCGCGCTTCCGCGTGGACGAGTTCGGCCGCGAAGTGCCCGACGTGCGGGCCGAAGCCGCCATCATCTACAACCCGACCACCGGCGAAGTGCTGTGGGAAGACCACGCGCAGGACCAGCGCTCGATGGCGAGCATCACCAAGGTCATGACGGCGCTGGTGTTCCTCGAGAGCGGCGCGCCGCTCAGCACGCCGGTCACCGTGCAGCGCAGCGACGTGTCGCGCGCGTCCACCACCTACCTTCGCAACGGCTTCAAGCTCACCGCCGACGACCTGTTGAATCTGCTGCTGGTGGGGTCCGACAACGCCGCCGCCCGGGCGCTGGCGCGCATCTCGCCGTACGGCGCCGATGGCTTCATTGCCCGGATGAACGAGAAGGCGACCGAACTCGGACTGCTCAACACGCACTACGCGGATCCGTCGGGGTTGCTCGCCGAGAACGTCTCGTCCGCCTACGACCTGGCCCGCCTGATTGCGCACGCCGCCGCCGACGAACGCGTGGGCGGCATCATGCGCAAGACGTCGTACACGACGCAGGCCGGTCGCCAGACGATTACAGCCAGGAGCACGAACCAGATTGTCCGCAGCGGCGACATCGACGTGGTCGGCGGCAAGACCGGATTCATCAGCCGTTCGGGCTACTGCCTGGCCACCCTCCTGCGCCTGCCGCAGTCGGGCCAGGAAGTGGCGTTCGTGGTGCTCGGCGCCAAGTCGAACGCCAGCCGGTTCTGGGAAACGCGCCACCTCTTCAACTGGATGAGCACCCGCACCAAGGCCCTGCTCGACGGCGACGCCCAGCACCAGCAGCAAGATCACGAATAACAGGGGTCTGACCCCGCCGCAGCTATTTCCCGCGCTGCATCACCGCCGCGTCCAGCGGCAGCGTCACAATCGGATCCGCATACGGTAACAACGCGCGCGAGGCCTTTCGCGAATCAAGCGCCTTGATGTAGCGGCCGCACGGCTGGCAGATCATCACGCGATACAGGCCATCAGGCGTGGCCATCGAGGTAATGGTCGAGCGGTCGTCGTTACCGCAGTACGGGCAAGTGATACCGCTGAAGGCCCACCGCACCAGGCACCGGCCGCACACCAGCTGCCGCTCGCCGCCTGGCGTGATCACCGCGAAGTCGGGCTCCGCCGCGCACACCGGGCACACCCGCCGGCCCCAGCCGTCGAAATTCACGCGCTGCTGCAGCACCTCCGCGACCCGCTGCAGGTACGGGCGCGCCGCCCAGACCAGCACCTCGTCGAGCATCTCCACGTCCGGCGAGGGCGTGCCGTTGAACCAGGCGCGCACCCGCTCCGGCAGGTCGGCGGCGCGGCCGACGTTGTGGAGCGCGATCACCGCGTCGGCGTCGATGGCGTCGTAGCGGCGGAGGATGTCGGCAATCTGGCGGATCAACAGCCGCACGTCGTTCCACTCGAAGAGGATCTGATCGAAGTCGAGCAGCGGCTGTCCGTTGGCCAGGCGGGCCGACAGCTCTTCGGGCGTGGCCTCGATCCACGGCGTGGTGAGCCGGCCTTGCACGCGGCGCACGGCCTCGATCAAGGCCACCTGCATCTGGGCGGCCTGCGCCAGCTCGGGCTGGCGCTCGGCCAGGGCCTTGAGCTCGGCGATGTCGCGGGGCAGGACCCGCGCGCTGCTCGGGGAGGAGCCGGACACGGGGGGATCATACAGGGATCTGGTGATCTGGTGATTTGGGGATTTGGGGATTTGGTGAACTGGGGATTCCTGTGCTCTGAAATACACTTGGAGAAGATGGCGAAGAAAGCCGCGAAGCCGAAAGCGGTGGCGAGTCCTCCCCGTCGCCTGCGCATTTTGATGATCGCCTCGGAGGCGCAGCCTTTCTCGAAGACCGGCGGGCTGGCGGATGTGGCGGGGGCGCTGCCCAAGGCGCTTGGCCGCCTCGGCCACGACGTGACGTTGGTGACGCCTCGCTACCGCGGCGCCCCGGACGGCCCGGTGGCCGGCACCGTGTCGGTGGAGGTCGCCGCCCACCGGTTCCGCGCGCGACTCCTCGAACAGCCGATCGGCCCCGGTGCGCGCGCGCTGCTGCTCGATTGCCCCGATCTCTACGATCGCGCCGGCATCTACTACGAAGGCGGCGTGGACTATCCGGACAACGCGATCCGCTACGCGTTCCTCTCCGCCGCGGCCATCGACTTCGCGGCGCAACAGGCGGAGCCCTTCGATGTCATCCACACGCACGACTGGCAGGGCGGCCTGGCGCCAATCCACGCCCGCACTCTAGGCACCTTAGGCACCCCAGGCACCGTCCTGACTATTCACAACCTGGCCTACCAGGGGACCTTCGAGAAGACGTGGGTCCCTCGATTGGGTCTGCGCTGGGAAGACTTCACCATCGACGGCTTCGAGTTCTTCGATCGTCTCAGCTTCTTGAAGGCCGGGATCAACTTCGCGGACGCGATCACCACCGTGAGTCCCACCTACGCCGAGGAGATTCAACGGCCCGAGTCGGGCGACGGTCTCGATGGCGTGATCCGCGCGCGGGTCGATCGGCTCACCGGCATCCTCAACGGCATCGACACCGACGAGTGGAACCCGGCGGCCGACGCGCACCTGCCGGAGCCCTTCGACGCCGACCGGCTGTACGCCAAGGCGGCATCCAAGCGCGCCCTGCTGACGCGCTTCGGGTTCGCCGTCACCGACGACACCATGTCGCGGCCCATCGTCGGGATGGTGTCGCGGATGGTCGATCAGAAAGGCCTCGATCTCATCGCCGCCGTGGCCGGGCAACTGGCCGCGCTCGACGCGACGTTCATCATTGTCGGCACCGGTGAGCCGCGCTACCAGGACATGTGGCGGTTGCTGTCGCAGTGGCGCCCGGATCGCGTTGGCGCGTTTGTGGGCTTCGACGAGCAGCGCGCGCATTTGGTCGAAGCCGGCGCCGACATGTTCCTGATGCCTTCCCGCTTCGAGCCCTGCGGGCTGAACCAGATGTACAGCCTTCGCTATGGCACCGTCCCCATTGTCCGGGCCGTTGGCGGGCTGGTCGACACCGTGTGCCCGTACAACCCGAGAAACGGGCAGGGCACGGGGTTCCTGTTCTCGGATTATGAGCCGGACGTGATGCTGCGCACGCTGGAAGCCGCGCTCGCGACGTTCCCCAACAAAAAGATCTGGACCCGGCTGCAAAAGAACGGGATGCGCGCGGACTTCTCGTGGGACCGCTCGGCAGCCGAGTATGTCAAAATATACACACGACTGCGGCCCGCGCGTACCAAGCGCCGGACACCGGCATCCAAAGGATAGAGGGACTCTTAATGGCATCCGAGAATGTGAAGACGCTGACCGACGCCGACTTTGGTGAGTCAGTGAAAAAGGGCGTGGTGCTGGTGGATTTCTGGGCAGCCTGGTGCGCGCCGTGCCGGCGCCTGGCGCCAACGGTGGATCAGCTGGCCGTGGAATACAACGGCCGCATCACGGTGGCCAAGGTCGATATCGACGAGAACCCGATGACGCCGAGCAAGTTCATGGTGCGCGGCATTCCGACGCTGCTCCTGTTCAAGGACGGCGACCTCAAGGAAACGATTGTCGGACTGGCGGCCAAGGACGACCTGGCCAAAATGATTGACAAGCATCTGTGAGCGAACGACAGGTCATCATCATCGGGTCCGGTCCCGCCGGCCTCACCGCGGCGCTCTATGCCGCGCGCGCCAACCTGAAGCCGCTCGTGATCGAGGGCATCGAGGCCGGTGGTCAGCTGATGCTGACCACCATGGTCGAGAACTGGCCGGGCTACCGTGACGGCATCATGGGGCCCGACCTGATGGCGGAGTTGCGCGCGCAGGCCGAGCGCTTCGGCGCCGACATCATTCAGGGCGACGTGTCGTCGGTGGATCTCGCCAAGCGGCCGTTCACCGTGTCGCTCGGCAAGACCCAGTACACCGCGCAGACGCTGATCGTCGCCACCGGCGCTTCCGCCAAATGGCTCGACCTCGGCGTTGACAAGAAGCTCTCGGGCCGCGGTGTGTCCACGTGCGCGACCTGCGACGGCTTCTTCTTCAAGGGCCGTCCCGTCGCCGTGATCGGCGGCGGCGACACCGCGATGGAAGAGGCGATCTACCTCGCCAAGCTCGCCACCTCGGTCACCGTGATCCACCGCCGCGACAGCCTGCGCGCCTCCAAGGCGATGCAGGACAAGGCGATGTCGATGCCGAACATCTCGTTCATCTGGAACACCGAGGTGGTGGACATCAAGGACGTGGAGAAGGGCGAGGTCACCTCGCTGGTGCTCAAGAACACCCAGACCGGCGCCACCAGCGAGCTGGCGGTGGACGGCGTGTTCATCGGGATTGGCCACGTGCCGAACACCGCGCTGTTCACGGGCCAGCTGGCGCTGCACGACAACGGCTACCTGAAGACCCACGACGGATCGCGCACCAGCGTCCACGGCGTGTTCGCCGCGGGAGACGTCCAGGATCACGTCTATCGCCAGGCGGTCACGGCGGCCGGCTCCGGCTGCATGGCCGCGATCGATGCCGAGCGCTTCCTCTCAGGAACCCTTCACGAAGCGACCGATCTGGTTCACAAGTCGTAGCACGGCGGAGATGACCAGACCGCTCACTGAGGTCGTGCCTCCGGCAGGAGACACTTCGTTGCACGACCGAGGCTCTGAAGGCGCAGACTGCACCTTGTACACGGTGGCCGGGTCATTTGCCCTTCCCGTGGACAGAGGAGGGATGAGATGCGTCTTGCAATGCGCTCAATCCAGGCGGTCGTGGCGATCACTTTTCTGCTGGTGGCGGTCGCGGCCGATGCTCAGACGTTTCGCGGCGGTATTTCGGGACGCGTGGTGGACGAGAGCGGCGGTGTCCTTCCCGGCGTGACCGTGACCGCGACCAACGTCGCCACCGGCCTCAGCCGCACCACCGTCAGCTCGAGTTCCGGTGTGTTCACGTTGCCGGACCTCCCCCTCGGTAGCTACACGGTGGAGGCCGCGATCGAAGGCTTCCAGCCGCAGCGCGCCACCGTGGCGGTCTCGGTCTCGAAAATCTCGACGGCTGATTTCAAGCTGGGCATCTCCACCTTGACCGAAGTGGTCAACGTTTCGGCCGCGGCCGTCACTCTCGACCTGCAATCCACCGCCCTGGCCAACGTCGTG from Vicinamibacterales bacterium encodes:
- the trxB gene encoding thioredoxin-disulfide reductase, encoding MSERQVIIIGSGPAGLTAALYAARANLKPLVIEGIEAGGQLMLTTMVENWPGYRDGIMGPDLMAELRAQAERFGADIIQGDVSSVDLAKRPFTVSLGKTQYTAQTLIVATGASAKWLDLGVDKKLSGRGVSTCATCDGFFFKGRPVAVIGGGDTAMEEAIYLAKLATSVTVIHRRDSLRASKAMQDKAMSMPNISFIWNTEVVDIKDVEKGEVTSLVLKNTQTGATSELAVDGVFIGIGHVPNTALFTGQLALHDNGYLKTHDGSRTSVHGVFAAGDVQDHVYRQAVTAAGSGCMAAIDAERFLSGTLHEATDLVHKS